The proteins below come from a single Planctomycetaceae bacterium genomic window:
- a CDS encoding efflux RND transporter permease subunit, with amino-acid sequence MLSERLRPVDENPVSRLINAVYEPVLRLFLRRKAAFLAIPAFFVLLGLGAWIGLPAVLAPFENFASRLGADLNQVPGYVAFKHAFRGLESDDWIALDEGSWFYMPTLYPAAGFSQAMEILQTQDALIKQIPEVDNVLGKIGRVDSALDPAPAAMIETYVTLKPREQWRDGIDAGDVWDEINAVATLPGVTPASPLQPIEGRVVMLQSGIRASMAIRIFGDSLDGLADASRKVAEQLQRTPQVNPASVNPDIVLGKPYVEFEVDRDAAARFGLSAAQINQVIATALGGANLTRTVEGRERYPVRVRYQRDLRDRIDELSRLPVVTGSGEVVPLDLLTDVSTTWGPGAVNSEDARLVAHVSFTPSGITGDLETVKAVEASLRDAQRDGTLRLPAGYALQAVGSFQNQVESNARLMWVLPLVVLTNLFIIYLQFRHLPITLAVFAGIPVAFSGGMILLAVNDVEINTAVWVGFIALFGIAVDDGVVIATYLDQVFTRRKLRSVQDIRDATVEAGLRRIRPCLMTTFTTVIALIPVLLSTGRGAEVAKAMAWPVFGGMILELLTLFVVPVVFCGFKELKMNLGLHDRHWQAG; translated from the coding sequence ATGCTGAGCGAACGCCTGCGCCCCGTGGACGAGAATCCGGTCAGTCGGCTGATCAACGCGGTGTATGAACCGGTCCTGCGACTTTTTCTCCGGCGGAAGGCCGCCTTTCTGGCGATTCCCGCGTTCTTCGTGCTGCTGGGGCTGGGAGCGTGGATCGGGCTGCCAGCGGTACTGGCACCGTTCGAAAACTTCGCGAGCCGTTTGGGGGCGGATCTGAATCAGGTTCCCGGATATGTGGCGTTCAAACATGCGTTCCGGGGTCTGGAATCGGATGACTGGATCGCTCTGGACGAAGGCAGTTGGTTCTACATGCCGACGCTGTATCCCGCCGCCGGGTTTTCTCAGGCGATGGAGATCCTGCAGACTCAGGACGCGCTGATCAAACAGATTCCGGAGGTCGACAACGTGCTCGGCAAGATCGGTCGCGTCGATTCGGCCCTCGATCCGGCACCAGCGGCCATGATAGAAACCTACGTCACGCTGAAGCCTCGCGAACAATGGCGGGACGGCATCGATGCCGGTGACGTCTGGGACGAAATTAACGCCGTGGCCACGCTGCCGGGAGTCACGCCGGCGTCTCCTCTGCAGCCGATTGAAGGACGCGTTGTCATGCTGCAAAGCGGAATCAGAGCGTCCATGGCGATTCGAATCTTCGGCGACAGCCTGGACGGACTGGCGGACGCGTCCCGCAAGGTGGCCGAACAGTTGCAGCGCACGCCACAGGTGAATCCGGCTTCCGTCAACCCCGATATTGTGCTGGGCAAACCGTATGTGGAGTTTGAAGTCGACCGCGACGCAGCCGCTCGGTTCGGACTGTCCGCGGCGCAGATCAACCAGGTTATTGCAACCGCGCTCGGCGGAGCAAACCTGACCAGGACGGTTGAAGGGCGCGAACGCTATCCCGTGCGGGTTCGCTATCAGCGCGACCTGCGCGACCGGATCGATGAACTTTCGCGCCTGCCGGTCGTAACAGGCTCCGGCGAGGTTGTTCCTCTGGATCTGCTGACCGACGTCAGCACGACGTGGGGACCGGGAGCCGTCAACAGCGAAGACGCGCGACTGGTGGCTCACGTGTCGTTCACACCTTCAGGAATCACGGGCGATCTGGAAACGGTGAAGGCCGTCGAAGCGTCGCTGCGGGACGCTCAGCGCGACGGAACGCTGCGGCTGCCCGCCGGATACGCGCTGCAGGCGGTGGGATCGTTCCAGAACCAGGTGGAATCCAACGCACGGCTGATGTGGGTGTTGCCGCTGGTCGTGTTGACGAACCTGTTCATCATCTACCTGCAGTTCCGCCACCTGCCGATCACGCTGGCCGTGTTTGCCGGAATTCCCGTGGCGTTCTCGGGAGGCATGATTCTGCTGGCAGTCAACGATGTGGAAATCAATACCGCCGTCTGGGTGGGATTCATCGCTCTGTTTGGAATCGCGGTGGATGACGGAGTCGTCATCGCCACGTATCTGGACCAGGTGTTTACCCGCCGAAAACTGAGGTCCGTGCAGGATATTCGCGACGCCACCGTTGAAGCGGGACTGCGCCGCATTCGACCCTGCCTGATGACCACCTTCACAACGGTGATCGCTCTGATTCCCGTGCTGCTGTCCACCGGACGCGGCGCCGAAGTGGCGAAGGCAATGGCGTGGCCGGTCTTCGGCGGAATGATTCTGGAACTTCTGACACTGTTCGTCGTTCCCGTCGTGTTCTGCGGATTCAAGGAACTCAAGATGAACCTGGGACTCCACGACCGGCACTGGCAGGCAGGCTGA
- a CDS encoding alpha-amylase family glycosyl hydrolase, which translates to MPASLAHVNSGTPMGATLIDDGATFRVWAPNARSVHVIGEFNGRVRDDSSLLTKDVNGHWEGFIPGVRDRHRYMFYVVGDGSEGPKRDPYARELQTPFPGECIVRRTDFPWHDTGYVTPRFPDFVIYQLHVGTFFTPNLPNKAGTFLDVARKIPHLADLGVTALQLMPIQEFQTQFSLGYNGTDYFSPEMDYGVEDAELAPYVAHVNDLLERKHLPKYAITDLHGEMNQLKALVDLCHIHGLAVLLDVVYNHAGGDFGDESIHFFDRQSTFGGNRNSLYFTDRGHAGGLVFDFGKPEVRDFLIQNARFFLNEYRVDGFRYDEVSVIDHDGAPHGWSFAQDLTSTVRFHRPSALQKAEYWSVNPLVVTSAPTGAGFDTTLTDGLRDAIRNVISDAAFPDERPLKMQALASAMWPGGFHDHWRFVQGPENHDAVLRDRKLRVARLGDPANPRSWFGRSRARVATGISLTAPGIPMLFMGQEFLEDKQWSDNFRDHSDLLLYWDGLANGDRQMIDHLRFTRELIRLRWRCPALRGQGFRIVTAHDENRVLAYHRWVPDEGRDVIVVVHLSTYNRFDYRIGFPSGGEWKEVFNSDVYENWVNPNSVGNGGRTFADSHPMHDFAFSASLALPANSLLVFARE; encoded by the coding sequence ATGCCCGCATCACTGGCTCACGTGAATTCCGGCACGCCGATGGGAGCGACACTGATTGATGACGGCGCGACGTTTCGCGTGTGGGCTCCGAATGCCCGTTCCGTGCATGTGATCGGCGAATTCAACGGGCGCGTGCGTGACGACAGCAGCCTTCTGACCAAAGATGTCAACGGCCACTGGGAGGGCTTCATTCCCGGTGTGCGCGACCGGCATCGATACATGTTCTACGTTGTCGGTGATGGATCGGAAGGCCCGAAGCGTGATCCGTACGCTCGCGAGCTGCAGACTCCGTTTCCGGGAGAATGCATTGTTCGCAGAACCGATTTTCCGTGGCACGACACCGGCTACGTCACGCCGCGGTTTCCCGATTTCGTGATCTATCAACTGCACGTCGGCACGTTTTTCACTCCCAACCTGCCGAACAAAGCCGGCACGTTTCTGGATGTCGCGCGAAAGATTCCTCACCTGGCGGACCTGGGAGTCACCGCGCTGCAACTGATGCCGATCCAGGAATTTCAGACGCAGTTCAGCCTGGGTTACAACGGAACGGACTATTTTTCGCCGGAGATGGATTACGGAGTGGAAGACGCCGAACTGGCACCGTACGTCGCTCACGTGAATGACCTGCTTGAACGAAAGCATCTGCCGAAATACGCCATCACCGACCTGCACGGAGAAATGAACCAGCTCAAAGCACTTGTCGATCTTTGCCATATTCACGGTTTGGCGGTGCTGCTGGATGTCGTCTACAACCACGCGGGAGGTGACTTCGGCGATGAGAGCATTCACTTCTTTGATCGTCAGTCAACGTTCGGCGGCAACCGCAATTCGCTGTATTTCACAGACCGAGGTCACGCCGGCGGCCTGGTATTCGACTTTGGCAAGCCCGAAGTCCGCGACTTTCTGATTCAGAATGCTCGATTCTTTTTGAACGAATATCGCGTCGACGGATTTCGGTACGACGAAGTCAGCGTGATCGATCACGACGGTGCTCCTCATGGCTGGAGCTTCGCTCAGGACTTAACGTCGACCGTTCGGTTTCATCGTCCCTCCGCGCTGCAGAAGGCCGAATACTGGAGTGTCAATCCGCTGGTCGTAACGTCCGCGCCGACCGGTGCAGGATTCGATACCACTTTGACCGACGGCCTGCGTGACGCGATTCGAAACGTCATCAGCGATGCCGCGTTTCCCGATGAACGCCCGCTGAAGATGCAGGCGCTGGCGTCCGCGATGTGGCCCGGCGGTTTCCACGATCACTGGCGGTTCGTGCAGGGGCCGGAAAACCACGACGCCGTCCTCCGCGATCGAAAGCTGCGAGTCGCCAGGCTGGGTGATCCGGCAAACCCGCGATCATGGTTCGGCCGCAGCCGCGCCCGCGTCGCCACCGGCATCAGTCTGACGGCTCCCGGAATTCCCATGCTGTTCATGGGTCAGGAATTCCTGGAAGACAAGCAGTGGTCCGACAATTTTCGAGATCATTCGGACCTGCTGCTGTACTGGGACGGCCTGGCAAACGGCGATCGCCAGATGATCGATCACCTGCGCTTCACGCGTGAACTAATCCGACTGCGCTGGCGCTGCCCGGCGCTGCGAGGCCAGGGATTTCGAATCGTGACAGCTCACGACGAAAATCGCGTGCTGGCCTATCATCGCTGGGTGCCGGACGAAGGCCGCGACGTGATCGTGGTCGTGCATCTGTCGACGTACAACCGTTTCGACTATCGCATCGGTTTTCCGAGCGGTGGCGAGTGGAAGGAAGTCTTCAACAGCGACGTGTACGAAAACTGGGTGAACCCCAACAGCGTCGGCAACGGAGGCCGGACGTTCGCGGACTCCCATCCGATGCACGACTTCGCGTTCTCCGCATCACTGGCGCTTCCGGCCAACAGTCTGCTGGTGTTTGCGCGGGAGTGA
- a CDS encoding DUF1501 domain-containing protein: MWKVTGGATRDCEGLVRRSFVQAGVLGLGGLTLPGLLQCRAAAGEKPAIDPLRTDTSVILIWMSGGPGHHETWDPKPHAVDQYRGPFGAIDTSVPGIQFSEMLPEQAKIAEHIAVLRSVNHGTGDHTKGNHWMLTGFEGPDFNKSDNRIQRRPSLGSAAAAIRGANVAGMPPYAAAPHLRGGTDNLFHYAAYLGGVHNPFVVNSDPNEEGFRVRDLTLSRGLTFDRLEGRRELLTTLDQHRRRIDQQMADMSDHQQAAFSLLTGSTVRDAFDISQESVEVRDSYGRHTFGQSALLARRLVERGVTFVTVNTQPWDHHGTANRLPTEEGAKQLIPPADKAIAGLIRDLVDRGLYEKTLVVAMGEFGRTPKMNSAAGRDHWGHTFSVIMGGGGLKSGQVVGESDEHGAYVVDRPLSPEDVAATVYYHLGIDARQTALPDQTGRPRYLVEHGEPIRELIGHA; encoded by the coding sequence ATGTGGAAAGTCACCGGCGGGGCGACTCGCGACTGCGAGGGTCTGGTACGGCGAAGTTTTGTGCAGGCCGGAGTGCTGGGGCTTGGCGGGCTGACTCTGCCCGGACTGCTGCAGTGCCGCGCCGCGGCGGGTGAGAAACCTGCGATCGATCCTCTGCGGACCGACACCAGCGTAATTCTGATCTGGATGAGCGGCGGGCCGGGACACCACGAAACCTGGGATCCCAAGCCACACGCCGTGGATCAGTATCGCGGTCCGTTCGGAGCAATCGACACCAGCGTTCCCGGCATTCAGTTCAGCGAAATGCTGCCCGAACAGGCAAAGATCGCGGAACACATTGCCGTGCTGCGCAGCGTCAACCACGGCACCGGAGATCACACAAAGGGCAATCACTGGATGCTGACCGGTTTCGAAGGACCGGACTTCAACAAGTCGGACAACAGGATTCAGCGACGGCCCAGCCTGGGTTCCGCTGCGGCGGCGATTCGGGGAGCGAACGTCGCCGGAATGCCGCCGTACGCCGCGGCACCTCACCTGCGAGGCGGCACCGACAACCTGTTCCACTACGCCGCGTATCTGGGAGGCGTCCACAATCCCTTCGTCGTGAATTCCGATCCGAACGAAGAAGGCTTCCGGGTTCGCGACCTGACGCTGTCACGAGGACTGACGTTTGATCGGCTGGAAGGCCGACGCGAACTGTTGACGACGCTGGACCAGCATCGGCGGCGAATCGATCAGCAGATGGCCGACATGAGCGACCACCAGCAGGCGGCATTCAGTCTGCTGACCGGCTCAACGGTCCGCGACGCATTCGACATCAGCCAGGAATCCGTCGAAGTGCGAGATTCCTACGGACGCCACACCTTTGGTCAAAGCGCTCTGCTGGCTCGAAGGCTGGTGGAACGCGGCGTGACGTTCGTGACCGTGAACACGCAGCCGTGGGACCATCACGGCACGGCCAACCGGCTGCCGACGGAAGAAGGAGCGAAGCAACTGATTCCCCCCGCCGACAAAGCGATCGCCGGATTGATTCGCGATCTTGTGGATCGCGGTTTGTACGAGAAGACTCTGGTGGTGGCGATGGGTGAATTCGGTCGCACGCCGAAAATGAATTCCGCGGCCGGGCGCGATCACTGGGGCCACACATTCAGCGTCATCATGGGTGGCGGCGGATTGAAGTCCGGTCAGGTGGTGGGAGAATCTGACGAACACGGCGCCTATGTGGTCGATCGGCCGCTCAGCCCCGAAGACGTCGCCGCGACCGTCTATTATCACCTTGGCATCGACGCCCGGCAGACGGCTTTGCCGGACCAGACCGGCCGACCTCGATACCTGGTCGAACACGGCGAGCCCATCCGCGAACTGATTGGCCATGCCTGA
- a CDS encoding ABC transporter ATP-binding protein: protein MIRAESVCRRYGTTDHQVVAVNDLNLTVEAGERVAIVGRSGSGKSTVLNLLAGLDRPTEGTLTIDSCRLHELSRDEMAEYRLKTVGMIFQSFQLIPQRTALQNVELPLILSGVSSKERKRRAAECLGQVGLSARSTHFPYEMSGGEQQRVAIARALVNRPGVLLADEPTGNLDSSTAAEIVNLLNDVCRNSDVTFLLVTHDEPLAERFGTRRLTMADGVLSETPRESPA from the coding sequence ATGATCCGCGCTGAATCCGTATGCCGACGCTACGGCACGACCGACCATCAGGTTGTCGCTGTGAATGACCTGAACCTGACCGTCGAAGCGGGAGAACGTGTGGCCATCGTCGGACGCAGCGGCTCCGGCAAGTCGACCGTGCTGAATCTGCTGGCTGGTCTGGACCGTCCGACAGAAGGGACGCTGACGATCGATTCCTGCCGGCTGCATGAACTCAGCCGCGACGAAATGGCGGAGTACCGGCTGAAGACAGTCGGCATGATCTTCCAGTCATTCCAGCTCATCCCGCAGCGGACGGCTCTTCAGAATGTGGAGTTGCCGCTGATCCTGAGCGGCGTTTCTTCGAAGGAACGGAAGCGGCGCGCGGCGGAATGCCTGGGGCAGGTTGGATTGTCCGCCCGAAGCACTCACTTTCCCTACGAAATGTCGGGCGGTGAGCAGCAGCGAGTTGCGATTGCCCGAGCTCTGGTCAATCGCCCCGGTGTGCTGCTGGCCGACGAACCGACGGGAAACCTGGATTCGTCAACCGCCGCGGAAATCGTGAATCTGCTGAACGACGTGTGCCGAAATTCAGACGTGACCTTCCTGCTGGTGACTCACGATGAACCACTGGCGGAACGGTTCGGCACGCGCCGGCTGACGATGGCCGACGGAGTTCTGTCCGAAACACCGCGGGAGTCGCCGGCGTGA
- a CDS encoding ABC transporter permease, translating into MTWPEIVRMAVHNLWQRRFRTALNLIGIVIGCVVLLMTAAGAAGVRDAFQALFDASEFAKQIEVYRTHGSRSEPPDGTIIVSGNMSDERRERIRERLVQQWKQKRADRKDHPINAETLAKFAAIEHVQAVVPHSYISCRVELVGADLPISDMAAVSTAAAGMDASGLSSPDLPADEILAGVTGAGPPSNSLRRSVIEGSILEDNDHSGALVHEFLAYQLGFQSDEDLKRLVGRTIRLKWKITGKASSLFEMFSSHAGQIPSDFLAQQTQFTAAFQQLIADLDRTTLSGEQKALLRQAMDASAGQSRALADVVKEKTFTIRGIYRSGAGESLSSLFYQQLMGENVEIQIHRDVAVDWQLAEVKHHDFHSAVLIVDSSRHLREVHDRLEASGWRVFSAVRIMENINWQIDHNQWVVFGVAAAILLTAAIGISNTLIISVMERTPEFGIMKSLGAKDRHLVALMMSEGAMLGLIGGVLAFVLSWSMSFVAQVFVRMYLESEIRGQVTGPLFRFSIPPVLLMLGISVIVCVGASIVPAIRAARLDPVVAMRRT; encoded by the coding sequence GTGACATGGCCTGAGATCGTCCGCATGGCGGTTCACAATCTGTGGCAGCGCCGATTTCGAACGGCGCTGAACCTGATCGGTATTGTGATCGGCTGTGTCGTGCTGCTGATGACGGCAGCCGGTGCCGCCGGCGTCCGTGACGCGTTTCAGGCACTGTTTGATGCGTCCGAATTCGCGAAGCAGATCGAAGTCTATCGGACTCACGGATCGCGCTCGGAACCGCCGGACGGAACGATCATCGTGTCGGGAAACATGTCTGACGAACGCCGGGAACGAATCCGCGAGAGACTGGTGCAGCAGTGGAAGCAAAAGCGAGCCGACCGGAAAGATCACCCGATCAACGCCGAAACACTTGCGAAATTTGCCGCGATCGAACATGTCCAGGCGGTGGTTCCTCACTCGTACATTTCATGCCGCGTCGAACTTGTCGGGGCCGACCTGCCAATTTCCGACATGGCGGCGGTGTCCACGGCGGCGGCCGGTATGGATGCGTCCGGTTTGTCGAGTCCTGATCTGCCCGCGGACGAAATTCTTGCCGGAGTCACCGGGGCGGGTCCGCCGTCGAACTCACTGCGACGCAGCGTGATCGAAGGCAGCATTCTGGAAGACAACGACCATTCCGGCGCACTTGTGCATGAGTTTCTGGCGTACCAGCTTGGCTTTCAAAGTGACGAAGACCTGAAGCGTCTGGTCGGCCGCACGATTCGCCTGAAGTGGAAGATCACAGGGAAGGCTTCATCGCTGTTCGAGATGTTCTCGTCACATGCAGGGCAAATTCCATCGGACTTTCTGGCTCAGCAGACACAGTTCACAGCCGCCTTTCAGCAGTTGATCGCGGATCTGGACCGAACGACTCTTTCCGGCGAACAGAAGGCGCTGCTGCGACAGGCGATGGATGCGTCGGCAGGTCAGTCGCGGGCACTGGCTGACGTCGTGAAGGAAAAGACGTTCACGATTCGCGGAATCTATCGTTCCGGTGCGGGGGAATCGCTGAGCAGCCTGTTCTATCAGCAGCTGATGGGTGAAAACGTCGAGATACAGATTCACCGCGATGTCGCTGTGGACTGGCAGCTTGCTGAGGTGAAGCACCACGACTTTCACAGTGCCGTTCTGATCGTCGACAGCAGCCGGCATCTGCGGGAAGTGCATGACCGGCTGGAAGCATCCGGCTGGCGCGTGTTTTCGGCGGTCCGCATCATGGAAAACATCAACTGGCAGATCGATCACAACCAGTGGGTCGTATTCGGTGTTGCGGCCGCAATTCTGCTGACGGCAGCCATCGGCATATCAAACACGCTGATCATTTCCGTCATGGAACGCACGCCGGAGTTCGGCATCATGAAATCGCTGGGAGCCAAAGACCGGCACCTGGTTGCCCTGATGATGTCCGAAGGAGCGATGCTGGGCCTGATCGGCGGCGTGCTGGCGTTTGTGCTCAGCTGGTCGATGTCGTTCGTTGCTCAGGTGTTTGTGCGCATGTATCTCGAATCCGAGATCCGGGGTCAGGTAACCGGCCCCTTGTTCCGCTTTTCGATACCGCCGGTGCTGCTGATGCTGGGAATTTCAGTGATCGTGTGCGTCGGAGCCAGCATCGTTCCCGCAATCCGCGCGGCTCGTCTCGACCCCGTCGTCGCCATGCGGCGGACGTAG
- the speA gene encoding biosynthetic arginine decarboxylase — MIDTITVPWSVTDAAELFDVPRWSNGYFSVGEDGNLRVHPERNSIRSLDLKELVERLQIRGLDVPVLLRFNGIIRDRLKVLHTAFADAIREHNYRGRYSCVYPIKVNQQREVVEKVIEYGREYGFGLEAGSKPELLAVVAMTSPETPIICNGFKDSEFIEMALLAQKVGRHVIPVVEKYTELKLILQHADRLGVRPAIGMRVKLAARGAGRWQSSGGYRSKFGLRVNEILTALDELKDRGMEDCFHLLHFHLGSQITNIRQVKAALNEASRVYVELVQRGAGLKYMDIGGGLGVDYDGSQTNFESSMNYTLEEYARDVVFHIQTVCDDAEIPHPNIISETGRAISAFHSVLVFSVLGVSQQGREEPLEELTPDEGAPQPVHDLFLTYKSLTLRNALESFHDAQQSIDVVMTLFTTGHMPLDQRCVAENLYFAICHRIWTLTASMEFVPEELQKLDRMLSDNYFCNFSLFQSMPDSWAIKQLFPVMPIHRLNVRPTRHAVLSDITCDSDGKIDQFIDRRDVKRTLMLHEYDGSPYYLAAFLIGAYQEILGDLHNLFGDTNAVHVELSESGEVVLDTILKGETVSEVLDYVQFSGRDLIHRLQVAVEEAVRQNRITHAEAGAFVKFYEEALNGYTYLEEPDVP, encoded by the coding sequence ATGATCGACACCATCACAGTCCCCTGGTCCGTCACCGACGCCGCCGAACTGTTCGACGTGCCGCGGTGGAGCAACGGCTACTTTTCCGTCGGTGAAGATGGCAACCTGCGAGTCCACCCGGAACGAAACTCCATCCGGTCACTCGATCTGAAGGAACTCGTCGAACGACTGCAGATCCGGGGATTGGATGTGCCGGTGCTGCTGCGATTCAACGGCATCATCCGGGACCGCCTGAAAGTCCTGCACACAGCCTTTGCGGACGCCATCCGCGAACACAACTATCGCGGCCGGTACTCCTGCGTCTATCCCATCAAGGTCAACCAGCAGCGCGAAGTTGTTGAGAAGGTTATCGAGTACGGTCGGGAGTACGGATTCGGGCTGGAAGCTGGCAGCAAACCGGAGTTGCTGGCGGTGGTGGCGATGACAAGTCCGGAAACTCCCATCATCTGCAACGGGTTCAAGGACAGTGAGTTCATTGAAATGGCGCTGCTGGCTCAGAAAGTCGGCCGCCATGTCATTCCGGTCGTCGAGAAGTACACGGAACTGAAACTGATTCTACAGCACGCCGACCGCCTAGGAGTGCGGCCCGCCATCGGGATGCGCGTGAAACTGGCCGCGCGCGGAGCAGGCCGGTGGCAGTCGTCCGGAGGCTACCGCTCAAAGTTCGGGCTGCGGGTCAACGAAATCCTGACGGCGCTGGACGAACTGAAGGATCGCGGCATGGAAGACTGCTTCCACCTGCTGCATTTTCATCTGGGAAGTCAGATCACGAACATTCGCCAGGTGAAAGCCGCCCTCAACGAAGCATCGCGGGTCTACGTCGAACTTGTCCAGCGCGGAGCCGGGCTGAAGTACATGGACATTGGCGGGGGACTGGGCGTCGACTACGACGGATCGCAGACAAACTTCGAATCCAGCATGAACTACACGCTGGAAGAGTACGCTCGCGACGTGGTGTTTCACATCCAGACAGTCTGCGATGACGCGGAGATCCCGCATCCCAATATCATCTCGGAAACCGGAAGAGCGATTTCGGCGTTTCACAGCGTGCTGGTCTTCAGCGTCCTGGGTGTGTCCCAGCAGGGTCGCGAAGAACCGCTGGAGGAACTGACACCCGATGAAGGTGCTCCGCAGCCCGTGCATGATCTGTTCCTGACTTACAAGTCGCTGACACTTCGAAACGCGCTGGAAAGCTTCCACGACGCTCAGCAGTCCATAGACGTTGTCATGACGCTGTTTACCACCGGTCACATGCCGCTCGACCAGCGGTGCGTCGCGGAGAACCTGTACTTTGCCATCTGTCATCGCATCTGGACGCTGACAGCGTCAATGGAATTTGTTCCGGAGGAACTGCAGAAGCTGGACCGGATGCTGTCAGACAACTACTTCTGCAACTTTTCGCTGTTCCAGTCGATGCCGGATTCCTGGGCGATCAAGCAGCTCTTTCCGGTGATGCCCATCCATCGGCTTAACGTGCGTCCGACGCGACATGCGGTCCTGAGCGACATCACCTGCGATTCCGACGGCAAGATCGATCAGTTCATCGATCGCCGCGATGTCAAGCGCACTCTGATGCTGCATGAATATGACGGCTCGCCGTACTACCTGGCAGCGTTCCTGATCGGAGCCTACCAGGAGATCCTTGGCGATCTGCACAACCTGTTCGGCGACACGAACGCGGTTCACGTGGAGTTGTCGGAATCCGGTGAAGTCGTGCTCGACACGATTCTGAAGGGCGAAACCGTCAGCGAAGTTCTGGATTACGTTCAGTTCAGCGGCCGCGACCTGATTCATCGACTGCAGGTGGCAGTGGAAGAAGCCGTTCGCCAGAACCGCATCACTCACGCCGAAGCGGGAGCCTTCGTGAAATTCTACGAAGAAGCCCTGAACGGCTACACGTACCTGGAAGAGCCGGACGTGCCGTAA